The proteins below are encoded in one region of Coffea arabica cultivar ET-39 chromosome 4c, Coffea Arabica ET-39 HiFi, whole genome shotgun sequence:
- the LOC113738406 gene encoding uncharacterized protein isoform X3 produces the protein MEEISEIEEREIQVRSLTGESISLSVKPNQTIQELKQLLKQSFPPASSSPNFHLFLKAKKLSLQSQIGSFSIASGEFFVLVPFARKDRQEAQKLDESEGSSTVQTESLVSKLAESAYSDLMQDLSSLQNGSNHKNHPNAEVEPEGMNEETWNTSDANSLPVKRKRRSINDESLGHSRDIVLDLFQSSRTNMLDEEKCKMFIQILDSVNCLSDPVTAKCIAKRGNAKDHEMDPRTNGASLCMCPSWLKKIMKAFALLNTYSAFLQLWHIGITLTGLTKALDHLKKFGSQIGLADIEHLSLLFPKVIKIVDKEIEGAKARNSLLILNGSGDQHEIELPTESAIKRAPIFKILNAMKKREDSFTDHLSRAVKSLLLKKENDKIKFFSLEELLISARECDTTAIGKEEKRAGRSSSRSLSSPSFEPRCRGMNPLLPVEMVDHLKHGLGSHGQIVHIEEIQARHANYVEIPSLLSESTTFALRRIGITRLYSHQAESIQASLGGEHVVVATMTSSGKSLCYNVPVLEVLSHNLLACALYVFPTKALAQDQLRTLFAMTEGFHESLNIGIYDGDTSQQDRMWLRDNARMLITNPDMLHVSILPSHGQFRRILSNLRFVVVDEAHYYKGAFGCHTALILRRLRRICTHVYGSDPSFVFSTATSANPKEHAMELANLPAAKLVQNDGSPSSLKLFLLWNPPLCMRTVGKKMTTNTKANLLSSEDVAARRSSPIFELSLLFAEMVQHGLRCIAFCKSRKLCELVLYYTREILQEAASPLVDCICAYRGGYVAEQDRRRIESDFFSGRICGIAATNALELGIDVGHIDVTLHLGFPGSMASLWQQAGRSGRREKPSVAVYVAFDGPLDQYFMKFPQKLFRSPIECCHIDAKNQQVLEQHLVCAAVEHPLSLTYDENYFGPGLESAVMRLKNQGLLTSDPSRDPSARIWNYIGHAKAPSISVSIRAIETERYKVIDKQKNEVLEEIEESRAFFQVYEGAVYMNQGKSYLVKHLDLSSKIAWCQQADLEYYTKIRDYTDIHVIGGQIAYLARIISRPFPRTTAQATACEVTTTWFGFRRIWRRSKRVFDTVDLSLPDYSYHSQAVWIRVPESVKLAVESLNYSFRGGLHAASHAVLNVVPLYIICNSSDLASECVNPHDARYTPERILLYDPRPGGTGISVQVQPLFTELLAAALELLTSCSCFGDAGCPSCVQNLACSEYNEVLHKDAAIMIIKAVLDLEKSYFPEVPE, from the exons ATGGAAGAGATTAGCGAAATTGAGGAAAGAGAAATCCAAGTTAGGAGCTTGACAGGTGAATCGATCAGTCTATCCGTGAAACCAAACCAGACCATTCAAGAACTCAAGCAACTTCTCAAGCAAAGTTTCCCTCCTGCTTCTAGTTCTCCCAATTTCCATCTGTTCCTCAAG GCTAAAAAATTGAGCTTGCAGAGTCAGATTGGTAGTTTTTCAATTGCTTCTGGGGAATTCTTTGTTCTGGTTCCATTTGCTAGAAAGGATAGGCAGGAAGCCCAGAAACTTGATGAATCTGAGGGGTCCTCAACAGTCCAAACTGAGAGCTTGGTATCAAAGTTAGCTGAGTCAGCATATTCTGACTTAATGCAAGACCTATCTTCTTTGCAGAATGGAtccaatcacaaaaatcatccaaatgcTGAGGTGGAACCAGAAGGTATGAATGAAGAAACTTGGAACACATCTGATGCCAATTCACTACCAGTCAAACGCAAGAGGAGGTCCATTAATGACGAGAGCCTGGGACATTCACGTGACATTGTACTGGATTTATTTCAATCATCCCGTACTAACATGcttgatgaagaaaaatgcaaaatgtTTATACAGATTTTGGATTCTGTAAATTGCTTAAGTGATCCAGTCACAGCAAAATGCATAGCAAAGAGAGGAAATGCCAAGGATCACGAAATGGATCCCCGTACAAATGGGGCTTCTTTGTGTATGTGTCCATCATGGTTGAAGAAAATTATGAAAGCTTTTGCTCTCTTGAACACCTATTCAGCTTTTCTTCAACTGTGGCATATAGGAATTACCTTAACTGGTCTGACTAAAGCACTGGACCACCTTAAGAAATTTGGAAGTCAGATTGGTCTCGCAGACATTGAACATCTTTCTTTGCTTTTCCCCAAG GTTATAAAAATTGTTGACAAAGAAATAGAGGGTGCAAAAGCACGGAATTCTCTGTTAATCCTGAATGGTTCAGGAGATCAACATGAAATTGAACTGCCTACTG AATCAGCTATAAAGCGTGCGCCAATATTCAAGATCCttaatgcaatgaagaaaaggGAAGATTCTTTCACAGATCATCTGTCGAGGGCTGTCAAGTCATTATTG ctgaagaaagaaaatgataagATTAAGTTCTTTTCCTTGGAAGAGCTTCTTATTTCTGCGAGGGAATGTGACACTACAGCaattggaaaggaagaaaaaagagcaGGTCGAAGCAGCTCCAGAAGTTTAAGTTCTCCGTCATTTGAACCACGGTGCCGT GGGATGAATCCACTGCTTCCTGTGGAAATGGTGGACCATTTGAAACATGGCCTTGGCTCTCATGGGCAG ATTGTTCACATCGAAGAAATCCAAGCTCGGCATGCAAATTATGTGGAAATTCCCAGTCTACTTTCGGAAAGCACAACTTTTGCACTCAGACGGATTGGAATTACTAGATTGTACAGCCATCAG GCTGAGTCAATTCAGGCTTCTCTTGGTGGGGAGCATGTAGTTGTTGCAACCATGACATCCAGTGGAAAATCTCTTTGCTACAATGTACCAGTTCTGGAAGTATTGTCGCACAATTTGTTGGCGTGTGCATTATATGTATTTCCCACCAAG GCTTTAGCTCAAGATCAGCTAAGAACACTGTTCGCTATGACAGAAGGGTTTCATGAGAGCTTAAATATTGGAATATATGATGGAGATACTTCTCAGCAGGATAGAATGTGGCTTCGCGATAATGCTAGAATG CTGATTACAAATCCAGATATGTTACATGTATCAATATTGCCATCCCATGGACAATTCAGGCGGATATTGTCAAATCTTAG gtttgttgttgttgatgaagCTCATTATTATAAGGGTGCGTTTGGATGTCATACTGCCCTTATATTAAGACGACTTCGCCGAATCTGTACTCATG TCTATGGCAGTGAcccttcctttgttttttctaCTGCAACTTCTGCAAACCCCAAGGAGCATGCTATG GAACTTGCAAATCTACCAGCAGCAAAGTTGGTTCAGAATGATGGTAGTCCTTCCAGTCTGAAGCTTTTTCTGCTCTGGAATCCACCTTTGTGCATGAGAACT GTTGGGAAAAAAATGACCACCAACACGAAGGCAAACTTATTGAGTAGTGAGGATGTGGCTGCCAGACGGTCAAG CCCAATTTTCGAGCTTTCTCTACTCTTTGCAGAAATGGTGCAGCATGGGCTTCGCTGTATTGCATTCTGTAAATCACGCAAACTTTGTGAACTTGTTCTATATTACAC GCGTGAGATTCTTCAGGAAGCAGCATCCCCCTTAGTTGACTGTATTTGTGCTTATCGAGGTGGCTATGTAGCTGAG CAGGATAGGAGACGAATTGAGAGTGACTTTTTCAGTGGTCGTATTTGTGGTATTGCTGCCACAAATGCTCTTGAGTTGGGCATTGATGTTGGACATATTGATGTAACCCTGCACCTAGGCTTTCCTGGTAGTATGGCTAG TCTCTGGCAACAAGCTGGAAGGTCAGGGAGGAGGGAAAAGCCATCAGTTGCTGTCTATGTTGCATTTGATGGGCCTCTCGATCAGTACTTCATGAAATTTCCACAAAAACTTTTCAGAAGTCCAATTGAGTGCTGTCACATTGATGCTAAAAACCAGCAG GTACTTGAGCAGCACTTAGTGTGTGCTGCTGTAGAGCATCCACTGAGTTTGACATacgatgaaaattattttggccCTGGCTTGGAGAGTGCTGTAATGAGGCTTAAAAACCAAGGGTTGCTAACCAGTGATCCATCTCGAGATCCTTCTGCTAGAATATGGAACTACATTGGACATGCG AAAGCACCTTCAATTTCTGTTAGCATCCGAGCAATAGAAACTGAGAGATACAAAGTCATTGACAAGCAAAAAAATGAAGTTCTTGAGGAAATTGAAGAAAGCAGGGCATTTTTCCAG GTGTATGAAGGTGCTGTTTATATGAATCAGGGCAAGAGCTATCTAGTAAAACATTTGGATTTGTCAAGTAAAATTGCTTGGTGCCAACAAGCAGACTTGGAGTATTACACAAAAATTCGTGATTACACAGACATTCATGTCATTGGTGGTCAAATT GCTTACCTTGCAAGAATTATTTCTAGGCCATTTCCGAGAACAACTGCTCAAGCTACTGCATGCGAAGTGACAACAACTTGGTTTGGTTTCCGTCGTATATGGAGAAGAAGCAAGCGGGTTTTTGATACTGTTGATCTATCACTTCCTGATTACTCATATCATTCACAG GCTGTTTGGATTCGAGTTCCAGAATCCGTAAAGTTAGCTGTGGAGAGTTTAAATTATTCATTTCGTGGAGGTTTACATGCTGCTAGTCATGCTGTTCTCAATGTGGTTCCATT GTACATAATATGCAATTCTTCTGACTTGGCTTCGGAGTGTGTTAACCCTCATGATGCTCGCTATACTCCTGAAAGAATTCTACTTTATGATCCACGTCCTGGAGGGACGGGCATTTCAGTACAG GTTCAACCTCTCTTTACTGAGCTGTTAGCTGCAGCATTAGAACTTCTTACATCGTGCTCGTGCTTTGGTGATGCTGGATGCCCTAGTTGTGTGCAA AATCTTGCTTGTAGCGAGTATAACGAGGTCCTACACAAGGATGCTGCCATCATGATCATCAAG GCTGTTCTGGATTTGGAAAAGTCCTACTTTCCTGAAGTTCCAGAATGA
- the LOC113738406 gene encoding uncharacterized protein isoform X4, producing the protein MQDLSSLQNGSNHKNHPNAEVEPEGMNEETWNTSDANSLPVKRKRRSINDESLGHSRDIVLDLFQSSRTNMLDEEKCKMFIQILDSVNCLSDPVTAKCIAKRGNAKDHEMDPRTNGASLCMCPSWLKKIMKAFALLNTYSAFLQLWHIGITLTGLTKALDHLKKFGSQIGLADIEHLSLLFPKVIKIVDKEIEGAKARNSLLILNGSGDQHEIELPTGNKSAIKRAPIFKILNAMKKREDSFTDHLSRAVKSLLLKKENDKIKFFSLEELLISARECDTTAIGKEEKRAGRSSSRSLSSPSFEPRCRGMNPLLPVEMVDHLKHGLGSHGQIVHIEEIQARHANYVEIPSLLSESTTFALRRIGITRLYSHQAESIQASLGGEHVVVATMTSSGKSLCYNVPVLEVLSHNLLACALYVFPTKALAQDQLRTLFAMTEGFHESLNIGIYDGDTSQQDRMWLRDNARMLITNPDMLHVSILPSHGQFRRILSNLRFVVVDEAHYYKGAFGCHTALILRRLRRICTHVYGSDPSFVFSTATSANPKEHAMELANLPAAKLVQNDGSPSSLKLFLLWNPPLCMRTVGKKMTTNTKANLLSSEDVAARRSSPIFELSLLFAEMVQHGLRCIAFCKSRKLCELVLYYTREILQEAASPLVDCICAYRGGYVAEQDRRRIESDFFSGRICGIAATNALELGIDVGHIDVTLHLGFPGSMASLWQQAGRSGRREKPSVAVYVAFDGPLDQYFMKFPQKLFRSPIECCHIDAKNQQVLEQHLVCAAVEHPLSLTYDENYFGPGLESAVMRLKNQGLLTSDPSRDPSARIWNYIGHAKAPSISVSIRAIETERYKVIDKQKNEVLEEIEESRAFFQVYEGAVYMNQGKSYLVKHLDLSSKIAWCQQADLEYYTKIRDYTDIHVIGGQIAYLARIISRPFPRTTAQATACEVTTTWFGFRRIWRRSKRVFDTVDLSLPDYSYHSQAVWIRVPESVKLAVESLNYSFRGGLHAASHAVLNVVPLYIICNSSDLASECVNPHDARYTPERILLYDPRPGGTGISVQVQPLFTELLAAALELLTSCSCFGDAGCPSCVQNLACSEYNEVLHKDAAIMIIKAVLDLEKSYFPEVPE; encoded by the exons ATGCAAGACCTATCTTCTTTGCAGAATGGAtccaatcacaaaaatcatccaaatgcTGAGGTGGAACCAGAAGGTATGAATGAAGAAACTTGGAACACATCTGATGCCAATTCACTACCAGTCAAACGCAAGAGGAGGTCCATTAATGACGAGAGCCTGGGACATTCACGTGACATTGTACTGGATTTATTTCAATCATCCCGTACTAACATGcttgatgaagaaaaatgcaaaatgtTTATACAGATTTTGGATTCTGTAAATTGCTTAAGTGATCCAGTCACAGCAAAATGCATAGCAAAGAGAGGAAATGCCAAGGATCACGAAATGGATCCCCGTACAAATGGGGCTTCTTTGTGTATGTGTCCATCATGGTTGAAGAAAATTATGAAAGCTTTTGCTCTCTTGAACACCTATTCAGCTTTTCTTCAACTGTGGCATATAGGAATTACCTTAACTGGTCTGACTAAAGCACTGGACCACCTTAAGAAATTTGGAAGTCAGATTGGTCTCGCAGACATTGAACATCTTTCTTTGCTTTTCCCCAAG GTTATAAAAATTGTTGACAAAGAAATAGAGGGTGCAAAAGCACGGAATTCTCTGTTAATCCTGAATGGTTCAGGAGATCAACATGAAATTGAACTGCCTACTGGTAATA AATCAGCTATAAAGCGTGCGCCAATATTCAAGATCCttaatgcaatgaagaaaaggGAAGATTCTTTCACAGATCATCTGTCGAGGGCTGTCAAGTCATTATTG ctgaagaaagaaaatgataagATTAAGTTCTTTTCCTTGGAAGAGCTTCTTATTTCTGCGAGGGAATGTGACACTACAGCaattggaaaggaagaaaaaagagcaGGTCGAAGCAGCTCCAGAAGTTTAAGTTCTCCGTCATTTGAACCACGGTGCCGT GGGATGAATCCACTGCTTCCTGTGGAAATGGTGGACCATTTGAAACATGGCCTTGGCTCTCATGGGCAG ATTGTTCACATCGAAGAAATCCAAGCTCGGCATGCAAATTATGTGGAAATTCCCAGTCTACTTTCGGAAAGCACAACTTTTGCACTCAGACGGATTGGAATTACTAGATTGTACAGCCATCAG GCTGAGTCAATTCAGGCTTCTCTTGGTGGGGAGCATGTAGTTGTTGCAACCATGACATCCAGTGGAAAATCTCTTTGCTACAATGTACCAGTTCTGGAAGTATTGTCGCACAATTTGTTGGCGTGTGCATTATATGTATTTCCCACCAAG GCTTTAGCTCAAGATCAGCTAAGAACACTGTTCGCTATGACAGAAGGGTTTCATGAGAGCTTAAATATTGGAATATATGATGGAGATACTTCTCAGCAGGATAGAATGTGGCTTCGCGATAATGCTAGAATG CTGATTACAAATCCAGATATGTTACATGTATCAATATTGCCATCCCATGGACAATTCAGGCGGATATTGTCAAATCTTAG gtttgttgttgttgatgaagCTCATTATTATAAGGGTGCGTTTGGATGTCATACTGCCCTTATATTAAGACGACTTCGCCGAATCTGTACTCATG TCTATGGCAGTGAcccttcctttgttttttctaCTGCAACTTCTGCAAACCCCAAGGAGCATGCTATG GAACTTGCAAATCTACCAGCAGCAAAGTTGGTTCAGAATGATGGTAGTCCTTCCAGTCTGAAGCTTTTTCTGCTCTGGAATCCACCTTTGTGCATGAGAACT GTTGGGAAAAAAATGACCACCAACACGAAGGCAAACTTATTGAGTAGTGAGGATGTGGCTGCCAGACGGTCAAG CCCAATTTTCGAGCTTTCTCTACTCTTTGCAGAAATGGTGCAGCATGGGCTTCGCTGTATTGCATTCTGTAAATCACGCAAACTTTGTGAACTTGTTCTATATTACAC GCGTGAGATTCTTCAGGAAGCAGCATCCCCCTTAGTTGACTGTATTTGTGCTTATCGAGGTGGCTATGTAGCTGAG CAGGATAGGAGACGAATTGAGAGTGACTTTTTCAGTGGTCGTATTTGTGGTATTGCTGCCACAAATGCTCTTGAGTTGGGCATTGATGTTGGACATATTGATGTAACCCTGCACCTAGGCTTTCCTGGTAGTATGGCTAG TCTCTGGCAACAAGCTGGAAGGTCAGGGAGGAGGGAAAAGCCATCAGTTGCTGTCTATGTTGCATTTGATGGGCCTCTCGATCAGTACTTCATGAAATTTCCACAAAAACTTTTCAGAAGTCCAATTGAGTGCTGTCACATTGATGCTAAAAACCAGCAG GTACTTGAGCAGCACTTAGTGTGTGCTGCTGTAGAGCATCCACTGAGTTTGACATacgatgaaaattattttggccCTGGCTTGGAGAGTGCTGTAATGAGGCTTAAAAACCAAGGGTTGCTAACCAGTGATCCATCTCGAGATCCTTCTGCTAGAATATGGAACTACATTGGACATGCG AAAGCACCTTCAATTTCTGTTAGCATCCGAGCAATAGAAACTGAGAGATACAAAGTCATTGACAAGCAAAAAAATGAAGTTCTTGAGGAAATTGAAGAAAGCAGGGCATTTTTCCAG GTGTATGAAGGTGCTGTTTATATGAATCAGGGCAAGAGCTATCTAGTAAAACATTTGGATTTGTCAAGTAAAATTGCTTGGTGCCAACAAGCAGACTTGGAGTATTACACAAAAATTCGTGATTACACAGACATTCATGTCATTGGTGGTCAAATT GCTTACCTTGCAAGAATTATTTCTAGGCCATTTCCGAGAACAACTGCTCAAGCTACTGCATGCGAAGTGACAACAACTTGGTTTGGTTTCCGTCGTATATGGAGAAGAAGCAAGCGGGTTTTTGATACTGTTGATCTATCACTTCCTGATTACTCATATCATTCACAG GCTGTTTGGATTCGAGTTCCAGAATCCGTAAAGTTAGCTGTGGAGAGTTTAAATTATTCATTTCGTGGAGGTTTACATGCTGCTAGTCATGCTGTTCTCAATGTGGTTCCATT GTACATAATATGCAATTCTTCTGACTTGGCTTCGGAGTGTGTTAACCCTCATGATGCTCGCTATACTCCTGAAAGAATTCTACTTTATGATCCACGTCCTGGAGGGACGGGCATTTCAGTACAG GTTCAACCTCTCTTTACTGAGCTGTTAGCTGCAGCATTAGAACTTCTTACATCGTGCTCGTGCTTTGGTGATGCTGGATGCCCTAGTTGTGTGCAA AATCTTGCTTGTAGCGAGTATAACGAGGTCCTACACAAGGATGCTGCCATCATGATCATCAAG GCTGTTCTGGATTTGGAAAAGTCCTACTTTCCTGAAGTTCCAGAATGA